The Pasteuria penetrans genomic interval TCTTTAGCATGGATTTTTGGGACCGTGCAATTTCTTATGGGGAATGCTCCATCTATAAATCTAGTCTCACCTTTTGATAAAACAATTGGTAACATAATAACATTTCATTATGACACCGTTTCTGTTTTGTATCTTCGGATGGATATACCTTATATTTATAAAGTTTACTTCATTTTTTACCTCAGAATAGACCAGACATGAGAAAATGAGAGGGGAACACGCCAGGTATGGATGGATTTGGGATAGCCATTGTCGAACAGGGCGGGCATCTCAGCCAACCCCTTACCGTCCTCATCAGAATGAATCAGCCCCCCTTGCTCTACCTCTATTACAAGGTTTCATCGTTACTACTATGGCCTAATTCCACTGCGCGCACGGAAACCCCAGTTATCCTTTCATCACTAATTTATTGTAAATTCAGAAAAATAATGGGATAGATAGGATGCTACCACTGCAGGGTTTAGGGGAAATGTTCCCCCAAAAATTGAAAACAAGGAGGCATCAACAAGAAAGAGAGAAACCCCCTAAAATATGCTGCAACAAGACAGACAGCTCCCTAGGGATATACCGTCTGCCCTGTATTTCTTTCATTCATCAGCAGGAGACCTATCCAACGGGCAAAGCCTTCTTTTCCAAAAGAGGGAATTGATCCCATAGATCCCCCCAGGCAATTTCTCCCCTCTCCCCCGTACGACGAATCTTATATTCTATTTTTCCATCCTTTGCCCCGGAACCAATGACAATTTGTAAAGGCATACCCAATAAATCTGCATCATTGAATTTCACACCCGCCCGTTCCCAACGATCATCCAATAGGGCCGAAATACCCCGTTCACGCAAACCCGCATAAATGGTCTCCCCGAGATCAGCCTGTATTTCCTGCCTGGAATTGACAACAACTATATGAATACGATATGGAGCTATGGGGGGCGGCCAACATATACCCTTCTCATCGTGATGCTGCTCCACCACAGCCGCCAGGAGACGGGATACACCAATGCCGTAACACCCCATCCAAAAGGGGCGTTTTTTACCTTCCACATCCAAAAATGTAGCCTGCATCGGCTCACTATAACGTGTCTCTAACTGAAAAATATGTCCAATCTCGATCCCACGTTCCAACTGTAGGGGATTCCCACACTGTGGACAGGCATCCCCCTCCTCTACCATCCTCAAATCCGCAACCTCATACCGACCAGCGGGAAGATCACGCCCTACATAAACAAAACAAAAGTGCACCCCCTCCACATTAGCACCCACGATCCAGCTGGGGAAAGCTAATAGTTCCTGATCAATGACGATGGATATATTCTCCGGTAATCCCACAGGACCAATCGAACCGGGAGATACACCTACCAGGCTCTGAAGGGTAGCTTTATCTACCATCTCACATGTATTGGATTGACAATGTTTCTGCAATTTCAAAGGATTCAACGAACGATCCCCACGCAAAACAGCAAGAACAGGCTTATCATCTGCCATAAACAATAAACTTTTCACCAAACGACAGGTTGGCATTTTCAACCACCGAGAAAGATCTTCAATCGTCTGGCAACCTGGTGTAGGAAAACTATCCCTGGGAGGGAGAGGAGAAGGAGATCTATCTCCCTCCCCTTCCTCAGGAACAATCGGCTTTACGGATGCCTGTTCTATGTTGGCAGCGTAGGCGCACTGAGAACAGATCACCATGCTATCCTCCCCTGCCGTGGAAGGCACCAAAAATTCATGTGTTTGATTGCCCCCAATAGAACCTGCATCGGCCTCTACCACCCGAACATCGAGACAACAGCGCGAGAACATACGTTGATAGGCAGATAATACATCATTATAGGTCACCAGGAGAGAATCAGCATCTGCGTGAAAAGAGTAGGCATCCTTCATCCAAAATTCACGACCACGAAGAAGGCCTGAACGGGGTCGCGCTTCATCACGAAATTTGGTTTGCAACTGGTACAACAACAAGGGCAACCTCTTATAGGAAGAGACAGCATCCCTCACTAAACTGGTGATGATTTCCTCATGGGTAGGACCAAGAACAAAAGGGCGATGATGACGATCTGTATAACGCATCAATTCCGGACCATAAGCCTCGTAACGACCCGTCTCTTGCCACAGAGAAGCGGGATGTAACACCGGTAGACCGAGTTCCTGACCACCGATCTCGTCCATTTCCTCCCTGATCACCTCAGAAATAGACCGCAAAACCCTCTGTGCCAAGGGTAGATAAGCATAAATTCCCGCCGCAATTTGACGAATGTACCCAGCCTGTAACAGGAGGCGATGACTGGCCATACTGGCGTCGCCCACAGTGCGCAGGGTGGGTACAAAAGATTGGCGCATACGCATTTTTTACTAAGACCTTCCTCTCATTATACCCCCAGAAAATTCTCCCTCTCTACCTCGTCTCTAGAATACCTGCCCTCGTTAGAAAAATCCATAGGGGTCCTGCATAGGGTCGATCCCTACCGAGATCAAACGGGAAACGAAATACCCCCTTATGTATATAGGCCCTGACCCTGGATGGATACGGCGGCCCAACATCCCAATCCCAAATCCCCCAAAACCCCAGAAATATCTGACCCCAGGATCCTCCCCTACCATGATAAAACACAATGGATCACGGAAAAAAAAGCCCACCATCCCCCCACAACCATTGGACGAGATTGTAACCACTCACTGCCCTGTACACTTGGAATTGTCGAGAAAACCAAACTTGGACAAAGGCCAGAGTTGCAAGTCCACACGACCCTCTACATTTTCTATGGGTATGGGCCCTAAGTGGCGACTATCCTCACTATTGTCACGATGATCACCCATAACGAATATGTGATTCGGGGGAACCTCCGTCCCTACACGTTCAGCATAACGGTAAGGATCAGGGGGGGTAACAAAATTCTCTATACGACGCTTTCCGTTCACATAAACATTACTACTTTCATCAACAACCACCTTATTATTTTCAGTAGCAATTACTCTCTTTATAAAATAACGGTCGTCATTGAAAATGGATACGATGCGATGAAAAAAATTCAGTTTCATCCTATCCTGTTTGGTGAGTTTTCCTTCTTTTCCAGGTGGACGAAATACCACTACGTCACAATGCTCAGGGGAACCTAATCTGTAGGCCATATGATTGACAACTACCTGTTCACTACCATCCCCCCTGGGAAAGGTGGGCTGCATGGACTCACCTGTAACCGAAGACACCGAAAACACAAAAGTACGAATTAAAATATGGAATAGGATAACAAAAAAGAGCATCACTACTACAGAAAGAACAAACGATCCTCGATGGTTCCCTTTCATTCCATCCCCCCTACCATACTTACCCCCTTACTCTGCACAACCCTAAAACATTTCGTGCCAGGTAAAGCTTGGAACATTCGCCTGCCCATACGCATGCAACGGTGGGAATGACTGGGATAGGGAATTAGAAAATCACCTAGTACGTGCAAGAATAATCCGGAGAAACCAGAGAACACAAACGAAAACTCAAGAATAATCCGGAAAAACCAGAGAACCCAAACGAAGACTAAGGAAGAATCAAACGCACACGTCCCTAGAACACACCCTCCTACGTCTGCAAAGGGAATCATCCGGGGATGGTGATCCCACTATCGTGGCATCGTCCACAATCTATGAACAACGATACACAAGGTGCCCATATATCAATTGCACTATTCCGAATTTATATCCTGTATGGATAAAATAATACATAGAAATTATAAAAATATAATAATACAATGAAAACCACAGACACAGTCCTACCGTGCCCCTAAACATTACAATCACGTCCTCGAACCCACGCTGACATCCCCCACTGAATTCATCCTATTGAATGAGTAACATATATATTTACAAGTAAAATAATAACCCTATAATGTAATCAACAATCAAAAACAAACAAGACATACAACGGACGACAAATTTACAACCAAAATATAGACAATACCGGGGAGGTATGCTCGCCATGAAAAACAAAAATATCACAGGATACATGTATAAAACCATAGCCAGTCTTGCCCTCGCCGGGGTGTCAATCTTCATTCCCTCCTCGACACCTGAATCGCATGCCTCCTGTCCTGGTATGATGATGATGCCTCTGGGACAAGGCATCAATTCCGTAACAACGGGATCATGCCCCGGATCTCTCGGATCCCCCGGATCTCTCGGATCCCCCGGATCTCCCGGATCTCCCGGATCCCCCGGATCTCCCGGATCTCCCGGATCCCCCGGACCCCCCGGATCCCCCGGATCATACCCTGGAGGAAACTACCAAGACTATTCAAATAACATAAGCATACAAAAGATCTTACAAATTTTGCAGCGGTACCTCCCAACTATGATGCAACAGTAACAAAAATTAATACCACAATGGGTCCCCGTACACCATTAGGACGGGGACCCACCCCAAAAATGATACACCTACAATGGGACCTACGGAGGCTACTGGAGGACAAGAAATCAAATGATGATCCAACAGTGATCCCCCCTATTCAACCCGGTATGTTCAATAAAATGCCCAGCGCAAATCATATCCCCCTTCGCCGTTTTTCTGAAGCTAATAAAAACGACGACTCCGGTATCAGCTCAAACAAAAATTTTCCCCTCATCACACCAACCCCCACGGAAAGAGATCTCCCCCGCCTAACCATCGAGCACCTATATCCATTGTATCGGGGGCCTATTCAATTTTACAGGGGGAGTACAAAATATGACTCCCTATGATGTAATGCCTAACCATACATACAATATCAATTTTATTATAAAATAATATTTTAATTTAACTCATGAACTGATTTACGAGGTGTATAATATCACCAATGGACACATAAACAAAAAACAAAATCATAAGGAAGAAACCCAAAGCCGCAAGAACCATCTCAACCCTGGGGGTGTTTGGTTTCCTCCGTATAGCCTCGATCAATAGAAGAAATATCCTCCCCCCATCCAGTACGGGAATAAACGGAATGAGATTGAAAAAGGCCAAAACAAAACTCAGGTTCGCCAAAATATAGAGAAAAGCGTTCAGGCTCTTCGTACTATCAACCAACATTTTTATAACCAAAAGGGGTCCTCCACCCTTACGTTCAGGACCATACAAGGGAATACCCTTCGTGAAAATTCCAACGATACTATCCCACGTACTCTCGGCCATCCAAGCAGCATGCGCAAAACTGATCCGGGGTATATCCAACCATCTAATGGTTTGCGGCCGAAAATCATACGTAACCCCAATTTCCGACATCATCCCCGAGAAGGAAGAAATTTTCCTGCCCTCTTGCAATGGTTTAGGAATGAGCTCTACATCACGTCTCTGATCATCAGCACCCCTGACCGTCAGAATCATGGGCTCATTTTTTCCCAGAGCCTTTACATAGGCATTTTGGGAAAAACGTCTCCCCATAACCTCAAAATTGCTTACCTTCTCCAGGGCATCACCCGGCTGAATCCCTGCCCTCATCGCCGGACTGCTGTCCAATACATCATCAAAAAACAACCGATCCTTGTCTGATACACCCGTATAGAAAAAAAGCAAAGGAATCGCAAGCAAAATATTGAACAGGGGACCTGCAAAAGAGACCAGAACCCTCTTGCCCCTGCCCTTTGCATCATATCGGAGGTGGGGGGGCACGACACGTACCAACGTTTTATCAGATCCTGAGCCGGAATATACCCCCGCCCCGACGAGAACGGGAAAGGACCTGGGGGATGAAGTCCCCTTCTCCTGAACATCCAAAGAAATCGTCATGGAATCCTTAAAATCAACAGCTCGTACCATCCCTTCATACCACGTAAAGGACCCCTTACCTAATTCCCTTTTTTCCGTTTCCCCTGGATCATAGAGATAAAGGGTGTCTACCCTACCCTCATCATCAACCCGTATGTATATCCTACTGCCTACAGAAATAGAGGGCTGTGTATCCTCCGCCTCCATCGAACCCAACATGCGGACAAAACCACCAAGGGGGATAGCACGGAAACTCCAAATTGTACCACTCTTACGATTACGCCTAGACCAAACCCGCGGACCAAAACCGACTGCAAACTCATACACGAAAACACCACAACGACGAGCAAATAAATAGTGCCCCATTTCATGTATGAACACAAGAAAGGACAAACCCACGAGGGCCAGAAATAAACCCCATACAACACCCACGGTGTTCAAAAACCACTCCATCATCTTCTCCCCTTGACTCTTCCATAATCCTCCTACGATTGTACCATAAACACACAACCCAGATTCCCCGATGGACTAAATCCACCAACGAATCAATCACAACAGGGAGATACAAAACATTGCATGCCTCGGATGCAAAAATGACCCCCCAATTCATACCCTCCTTATAAATTATTTTATATTTATAATATTTTTATAAGGTAAACATCACAAGGTTGACCCTTATGAACAAGAGGCAGGGGAACCACATTACACTACATAAAATATGTGCCACAACTCTTTAAATCCATCCTGAATGAAATGGAAGACAACAACGACCCCCGCAATCATACGCTACTCCATCCCCATAAGTTGTTACACCTAGCACCTTGCCCGTAAGGTTTGCAGAGCCTGCTTGGCATCCGCCACTATCTTTTCCTCATCCATTACCTGAAACACACCATTTTCCAGCAAACAACGTCCCGCTACATAAACGGAATGCACATCAGATCGGCCAGCGGAATATACAAGCTGGGTCACGGGATCTTCCCCTGGGGCGTGGCATACACCCTCCAGATTCCAGGCCACTACATCAGCCTGCTTGCCTACCTCCAATGTACCTATTCTGTCCGACAAGCCCAAGGCATAGGCCCCATACTCCGTACCCATTCGTAACGCCTGCCCAGCCGATAAGGCCATGGGATCTTCATAAACCCCCTTATGAAGTAAACAAGCCATTTGTACCTCGGACAACATATCCAGGCTGTTGTTGCTAGCAGAACTATCCGTTCCCAAAGCAGGACACAAACCCGAACGTAGCATAGGCACTACAGGGGCAATTCCGCTACCCAACTTCAAATTACTGCGAGGATTATGCACTACATGGGCTCTACCCTCTGCGAGTTGTTCAATTTCTTCTTCACCAACGTGGACAACATGGGCCAAAATGCAAGGACGCTGCAAAATACCTATCTCCTGCAGATGGGTTACCGGATGCAGCTGATATCTTTCCTTGTGCTCCTCCACCTCACGTCGTGTCTCCGCAATATGAATATGTATGGGAAGATCCAACCGTTGGGACAATTCAGCAGCCTGCCGCAACTGATCGGGCCGGCAAGTATAAGGGGCATGTGGGGCTATTGCCGTTGTGATACGTCCCTGACCCTTACCATACCAATACCTACAAAACTGTTCTGACTCACGAAGCTTCTCCAGAAAATCCTCCTCACTACAGTCACCCATAAAGCTACTGCATAAACAAGCACGAAAACCTGTCTCCTCCACAACACCGGCCACCTCATGCATGTGGAAGTACATGTCCAAACAACAGGTTGTCCCCGTCCGTATCATCTCAGCAATAGCCAACCGGGTACCGACCGCAATTACAGCCCCATCCATCTGATCCTCCAGGGGGAATATCTTCTCGTGCAGCCACCTGGCCAGGGGCAAATCCTCCGCATAACCACGAAGGAGAGAGAGTCCCATGTGAGTATGGGCATTGATAAACCCTGGCATCAGAAAGCAATCCCTGAGATCAACAATCCTATCATAGGTAGCCGCCCGTTCAGGATCATCAGGTCCCACGTAGATAATCTCTTTCCCACAAATTCCTACAGCGGCCGATTTCAACACCTGCGGAATTTCCTCACCTGATGCTTTCCCCTTTGTCCATACTGAACCCGCCCGCAACCACTGACGCATAAACTAGGACCCCCTGACTCATAACGTATAGTTTCCACGGTCCCATGGTAGGACAATCCAAACATCATAATTTCCACAATCATTGCATAGGACAAACCCCTGAGGTTACCAACCGTGCAATCCCAACCCTACCTCATTCGCGCAAACGATGCCGCGCCGAAAAAGGAAAAATATTGCACCTCCGAATTGTCACGTACAGGAAAACAAAACCAATCCATATCATCAATAGGGTAGCCACATTGGCCGCAGCACCATGGGAACCTTGCACCGATGTCATTGTAACACGTTCCCCCTGGGGTTGGAAAACTTCCCCCAAAACCTGGAGCCAACGCCTTAATCCCGAAATCGTTTGCTGGGGGGTATGATATTGCTGGAGATAAATAAGCAGGGAATCAAGTTCACCAACCATCTCCTCTGTACGGTCCAGAAAGATTGCAGGACGAATGATTCGATACGCCTGTTGGAGATGGAGGAGTAAACCCTGGCCCTCCTTGGGAGATGCTCCTCCAGAAAGGAGTCTCCACCATTGCAGAGCAGGTACCCGTAAGGAGTCATAATTCCGTTGCCACAAGGGTTGGTGCCGACGGGCAAGTGCATCACACGCTAGCAAGAGTTGATGTGCTATGACCTGTACACGCATGGGATCAACCGCCGCCCGATTGAGCTCTGTTTCCAAAGAAAGCAACAAACTCGACAAAATATGAATGCCGTGCAAACGTAAACGCCTTCCTAGATGAAGGGAATTTGCAAACTGTTCCGTCAAATGTACCAATTGTACGCGTGCTTCTCCATAGGAAGCCCTATCCACCTCCCGGTGAACCCGTAGGGCCATATCGGCCAGGACCCCCGCCTCCTCTTCCTCCCCGACACAGATGGCCGAAACCGCAAAACTAAACCCAATGGAAAGGATACCTATTGTTACCCACGTCCTGACAACTGCCATTCTCGTTTCCCCTCCATCCGGTACAACCTATGGTGGATCCATACTATTCATGCTTGTGTAAAACTATAGAATAACCATGCTCCCCCTTCCCCTTTGCTAGTATAAATTAATTTTTTACACAGTTAAAATAATTTAAAAATAAAAACCCTCCGGAAAACCGAAGGGTTTTTATTTAAAACAATTCTATAATAGAGGTATTTATAGAGAACAATTTCACAGTCGATAAACCTGAATTGATAGCGCATAGGCTCCCCTGCGTTTCACCTGTACGGACAAAGAAACTGCTGGAGAGATGTTGTGTATCCGTATCCGAAAGGGAAACAGATGAGGTTACAACACTGCCCGGTACTGTCTCACCATTCAACTGGTAAGAGAAAACGGATTGAGGACCACTAACCACTATATGACTACTAACAAAATAATGGTGATTAGGGGCCAATTTTACACACGGTGAGGAAAGGTCAATACCCGTTCCACCAAGGGAAAGGCTGACATCCCTACCGCTGGAGGAAACAACGGTATCCATCATCATGAAAGAACCCCTAGACAATAGAACCCCTGCCGCAGACACCCCACTGAATTGAGCATGATTTGCCATAACCGCTGTCGCCGAGGGCCCTGTTGGACCTATTGGACCAGTGGGTCCCGTTGGACCAGTGGGTCCCGTCGGACCTGTTGGCCCCGTTGGACCGGTTGGTCCCGTTGGACCGGTTGGTCCCGTTGGACCGGTTGGTCCCGTTGGACCGGTTGGTCCCGTTGGTCCCGTGGGTCCTGTGGGTCCCGTGGGTCCTGTGGGTCCCGTGGGTCCTGTGGGTCCCGTGGGTCCTGTGGGTCCCGTGGGTCCTGTGGGTCCCGTTGGACCGGTTGGTCCCGTGGGTCCTGTGGGTCCCGTTTCACCAGTGGGTCCCGTTGGACCGGTTGGTCCCGTGGGTCCTGTGGGTCCCGTTGGACCGGTTGGTCCCGTTTCACCAGTGGGTCCCGTTGGACCGGTTGGTCCCGTTTCACCAGTGGGTCCCGTTGGACCGGTTGGTCCCGTGGGTCCTGTGGGTCCCGTTGGACCGGTTGGTCCCGTTTCACCAGTGGGTCCCGTTGGACCGGTTGGTCCCGTAGGTCCCGTTGGACCGGTTGGTCCCGTTTCACCAGTGGGTCCCGTTGGGCCTGTTGGTCCCGTTTCACCAGTAGGTCCCGTGGGTCCTGTAGCCCCTGGATCACCCGTAGGGCCCGTTGGACCGGTTGGGCCCGTTGAACCGGTTGGTCCTGTTGGACCGGTTGGTCCCGTTGGACCGGTTGGTCCCGTTGGACCTATTGGACCGGTTGGGCCCGTGCAACATGGACCTGTCGGACCGGTTGGGCCCTGTAAACCCGTTGGACCTATTGGACCGGTTGGGCCTGTGCAGCATGGACCTGTCGGACCGGTTGGGCCCCGTAAACCCATTGGACCTATTGGACCTATTGGACCTATTGGACCTATTGGACCGGTTGGGCCCGTGCAGCATGGACCTGTCGGACCGGTTGGTC includes:
- a CDS encoding M50 family metallopeptidase, encoding MMEWFLNTVGVVWGLFLALVGLSFLVFIHEMGHYLFARRCGVFVYEFAVGFGPRVWSRRNRKSGTIWSFRAIPLGGFVRMLGSMEAEDTQPSISVGSRIYIRVDDEGRVDTLYLYDPGETEKRELGKGSFTWYEGMVRAVDFKDSMTISLDVQEKGTSSPRSFPVLVGAGVYSGSGSDKTLVRVVPPHLRYDAKGRGKRVLVSFAGPLFNILLAIPLLFFYTGVSDKDRLFFDDVLDSSPAMRAGIQPGDALEKVSNFEVMGRRFSQNAYVKALGKNEPMILTVRGADDQRRDVELIPKPLQEGRKISSFSGMMSEIGVTYDFRPQTIRWLDIPRISFAHAAWMAESTWDSIVGIFTKGIPLYGPERKGGGPLLVIKMLVDSTKSLNAFLYILANLSFVLAFFNLIPFIPVLDGGRIFLLLIEAIRRKPNTPRVEMVLAALGFFLMILFFVYVSIGDIIHLVNQFMS
- the lepB gene encoding signal peptidase I, with product MKGNHRGSFVLSVVVMLFFVILFHILIRTFVFSVSSVTGESMQPTFPRGDGSEQVVVNHMAYRLGSPEHCDVVVFRPPGKEGKLTKQDRMKLNFFHRIVSIFNDDRYFIKRVIATENNKVVVDESSNVYVNGKRRIENFVTPPDPYRYAERVGTEVPPNHIFVMGDHRDNSEDSRHLGPIPIENVEGRVDLQLWPLSKFGFLDNSKCTGQ
- a CDS encoding amidohydrolase family protein, with product MRQWLRAGSVWTKGKASGEEIPQVLKSAAVGICGKEIIYVGPDDPERAATYDRIVDLRDCFLMPGFINAHTHMGLSLLRGYAEDLPLARWLHEKIFPLEDQMDGAVIAVGTRLAIAEMIRTGTTCCLDMYFHMHEVAGVVEETGFRACLCSSFMGDCSEEDFLEKLRESEQFCRYWYGKGQGRITTAIAPHAPYTCRPDQLRQAAELSQRLDLPIHIHIAETRREVEEHKERYQLHPVTHLQEIGILQRPCILAHVVHVGEEEIEQLAEGRAHVVHNPRSNLKLGSGIAPVVPMLRSGLCPALGTDSSASNNSLDMLSEVQMACLLHKGVYEDPMALSAGQALRMGTEYGAYALGLSDRIGTLEVGKQADVVAWNLEGVCHAPGEDPVTQLVYSAGRSDVHSVYVAGRCLLENGVFQVMDEEKIVADAKQALQTLRARC
- a CDS encoding proline--tRNA ligase; this encodes MRMRQSFVPTLRTVGDASMASHRLLLQAGYIRQIAAGIYAYLPLAQRVLRSISEVIREEMDEIGGQELGLPVLHPASLWQETGRYEAYGPELMRYTDRHHRPFVLGPTHEEIITSLVRDAVSSYKRLPLLLYQLQTKFRDEARPRSGLLRGREFWMKDAYSFHADADSLLVTYNDVLSAYQRMFSRCCLDVRVVEADAGSIGGNQTHEFLVPSTAGEDSMVICSQCAYAANIEQASVKPIVPEEGEGDRSPSPLPPRDSFPTPGCQTIEDLSRWLKMPTCRLVKSLLFMADDKPVLAVLRGDRSLNPLKLQKHCQSNTCEMVDKATLQSLVGVSPGSIGPVGLPENISIVIDQELLAFPSWIVGANVEGVHFCFVYVGRDLPAGRYEVADLRMVEEGDACPQCGNPLQLERGIEIGHIFQLETRYSEPMQATFLDVEGKKRPFWMGCYGIGVSRLLAAVVEQHHDEKGICWPPPIAPYRIHIVVVNSRQEIQADLGETIYAGLRERGISALLDDRWERAGVKFNDADLLGMPLQIVIGSGAKDGKIEYKIRRTGERGEIAWGDLWDQFPLLEKKALPVG
- a CDS encoding sporulation protein YpjB — its product is MAVVRTWVTIGILSIGFSFAVSAICVGEEEEAGVLADMALRVHREVDRASYGEARVQLVHLTEQFANSLHLGRRLRLHGIHILSSLLLSLETELNRAAVDPMRVQVIAHQLLLACDALARRHQPLWQRNYDSLRVPALQWWRLLSGGASPKEGQGLLLHLQQAYRIIRPAIFLDRTEEMVGELDSLLIYLQQYHTPQQTISGLRRWLQVLGEVFQPQGERVTMTSVQGSHGAAANVATLLMIWIGFVFLYVTIRRCNIFPFSARHRLRE